The following proteins are co-located in the Mycolicibacterium goodii genome:
- a CDS encoding PE-PPE domain-containing protein: MARHRRKKATKAAVVGTAIAATLGVAITPSVANAVSSDTYFIGFPDWLPIGASNTVDADAEAIYQAIVKSKDTNPLVGWGTGGVALDPKWVQWYNPNLGGLSLGDINLGDLSAGDLADLLGQMDLGELTNSDNDQYYTPPTWGQTGTKDVMVDNPAYQEAFEAALAQVMQEDRDAILAAEQIDLTISYTVSQPSWWTEQKSISIPFLGSYKYSLQDVFGSWASQSLGQPISTTVTIDNPFKGDPEALDQFLETGEYEGTYTVPPIDPVKVLGLTKPGWFPSNSLWNSLIGLVKPINVGDVNYTFDRTKFNLPGGSWEERAEDLIDPTIPQQIPETQPVFGWLPGGWTTNTFGQWVSPTDQLAALANLDLSALAGLANGDVDLSALAGLANLSPQTVAYFLSGDLGFLAPLLNWTLYAQNVNLIAYGDGAIATGEAYRRFIEAVKNGEIEAGKPLTDGRYIVIKTDDNGNPILQVVNHTTGNGGLNDIIVSYPLPGDLEFPDMPVDANGNPLYPSYTETPGGVIDVTLMTMALLRNPGRPNGGLYARFAPIYQELTGVNPVSPEREDVLYGLPEDTVTKLLQGDVSGVGLNDLNDLMVFLNSADGKPMVITIKADATWEYDLLSDAPVTANPIAWANSVASSMLVLTYGAELVNLATNREGGVGVVAYQVPEGEYDAGSFYATLTTDGLPLLAPARLVAGLLSAATGEEINTPIADALEPVLKMLVNSSYTDVVRNEDGTWTRTLDKMHVPTLFGTQTLTRQQAALLAGDILAELGKGVGAEYTDVVTRITNRVVKFLEDNDIEVPTQIKEAVAKLATEPGEAIQTVSREIGDGVSKVLGAADGQLPETPAPTQEQLAEDQREVGKALAEVNEATEGAVVDGLKDATALVNDPIGPVLKAGKDLEAEVTKRVVKTQNSIAKAQVRAGKVVEKLQKGDLKGAVRQVGENVQNRVERLKKDIDNGVKKLTGKDKTKNTAKDTAKDTGKDTSGNDSGSGSGGDSD; the protein is encoded by the coding sequence TTGGCAAGGCATCGCCGTAAGAAGGCCACCAAGGCAGCTGTTGTCGGTACGGCCATCGCCGCGACCCTCGGTGTCGCGATCACCCCGTCCGTTGCGAACGCAGTCTCGAGCGACACCTACTTCATCGGTTTTCCTGACTGGCTGCCGATCGGCGCTTCGAACACGGTCGATGCCGACGCCGAGGCGATCTACCAAGCGATCGTGAAGTCGAAAGACACGAATCCCCTTGTGGGTTGGGGCACCGGCGGTGTGGCGCTCGATCCCAAGTGGGTGCAGTGGTACAACCCGAATCTCGGCGGACTGAGCCTGGGCGACATCAACCTCGGTGATCTGTCCGCGGGCGACCTGGCAGATCTGCTGGGCCAGATGGACCTCGGTGAGCTGACCAACTCGGACAACGACCAGTACTACACGCCGCCGACATGGGGCCAGACCGGCACCAAAGACGTGATGGTCGACAATCCGGCGTACCAGGAGGCCTTCGAGGCCGCGCTCGCCCAGGTGATGCAAGAGGACCGTGACGCGATCCTCGCGGCGGAGCAGATTGATCTGACCATCTCATACACGGTTTCCCAACCGAGTTGGTGGACCGAACAGAAGTCGATCTCGATACCGTTTCTCGGCTCGTACAAATACAGCTTGCAGGATGTTTTCGGTTCATGGGCCAGTCAGTCGCTCGGACAGCCGATCAGCACTACCGTCACCATCGACAACCCCTTCAAAGGCGATCCAGAAGCACTCGACCAGTTCCTCGAAACCGGCGAGTACGAAGGCACATACACAGTTCCTCCTATCGATCCGGTCAAGGTTCTCGGACTGACAAAGCCGGGGTGGTTCCCCAGTAACAGCCTCTGGAATTCGCTGATCGGCTTGGTAAAGCCGATCAACGTCGGCGACGTCAACTACACCTTCGACCGCACGAAATTCAACCTCCCAGGCGGAAGTTGGGAAGAGCGCGCGGAAGACCTGATCGATCCGACAATCCCGCAGCAGATCCCCGAAACCCAACCGGTGTTCGGCTGGCTGCCTGGCGGTTGGACCACGAACACCTTCGGCCAGTGGGTGTCCCCCACCGATCAACTGGCCGCACTGGCCAACCTGGACCTGAGCGCCCTGGCGGGTCTGGCGAACGGCGACGTCGACCTGTCGGCGCTGGCCGGCCTGGCGAACCTCTCACCGCAGACGGTCGCCTACTTCCTGTCGGGTGACCTGGGTTTCCTTGCCCCGCTGCTGAACTGGACCCTGTACGCCCAGAACGTGAACCTCATCGCCTACGGTGACGGGGCCATCGCCACGGGTGAGGCATACCGCCGGTTCATCGAGGCCGTGAAGAACGGTGAGATCGAGGCAGGCAAGCCGCTGACCGACGGTCGCTACATCGTCATCAAGACAGACGACAACGGCAATCCGATCCTGCAGGTGGTGAACCACACCACCGGCAACGGAGGCCTCAACGACATCATCGTGTCGTACCCGCTGCCCGGCGATCTCGAGTTCCCGGACATGCCGGTCGACGCGAACGGTAACCCGCTGTACCCGTCGTACACCGAAACCCCGGGCGGGGTCATCGATGTCACGCTGATGACGATGGCCCTGCTGCGGAACCCGGGCCGGCCCAACGGCGGTCTCTACGCTCGGTTCGCGCCGATCTACCAGGAGCTCACCGGCGTCAACCCGGTCAGCCCCGAGCGCGAGGACGTGCTGTACGGGCTGCCGGAGGACACCGTCACCAAGCTGCTGCAGGGTGATGTCTCGGGTGTCGGGCTGAACGACCTGAACGACCTGATGGTCTTCCTGAACTCCGCCGACGGCAAGCCCATGGTGATCACCATCAAGGCCGACGCCACCTGGGAATACGACCTGCTCTCCGACGCCCCGGTGACGGCCAACCCGATCGCCTGGGCCAACTCGGTGGCGTCGTCGATGTTGGTCCTCACCTACGGCGCCGAGCTCGTCAACCTGGCGACCAACCGCGAGGGCGGCGTCGGGGTGGTCGCCTACCAGGTTCCCGAGGGCGAATACGACGCAGGCAGCTTCTACGCCACGCTGACCACCGACGGCCTGCCGCTGCTGGCGCCGGCCCGCCTGGTCGCCGGATTGCTCAGTGCCGCAACAGGTGAGGAGATCAACACTCCGATCGCCGATGCGCTGGAGCCGGTGCTCAAGATGCTGGTGAACAGCAGCTACACCGACGTCGTGCGCAACGAGGACGGCACGTGGACACGCACGCTCGACAAGATGCACGTCCCGACGCTGTTCGGCACCCAGACCCTCACCCGTCAGCAGGCCGCCCTGCTGGCCGGGGACATCCTCGCCGAGCTGGGCAAGGGTGTGGGCGCGGAGTACACCGACGTGGTCACCCGCATCACCAATCGGGTGGTGAAGTTCCTGGAGGACAACGACATCGAGGTGCCCACCCAGATCAAGGAGGCCGTCGCCAAGCTCGCGACGGAGCCGGGTGAGGCCATCCAGACCGTCAGCCGTGAGATCGGCGACGGGGTCAGCAAGGTGCTCGGTGCGGCCGACGGCCAGTTGCCTGAAACCCCGGCACCCACGCAGGAACAGCTTGCCGAGGACCAGCGTGAGGTCGGCAAGGCGCTGGCCGAGGTCAACGAGGCCACCGAAGGGGCGGTGGTCGACGGGCTCAAAGACGCCACCGCCCTTGTCAACGACCCGATCGGCCCGGTGTTGAAGGCCGGCAAGGATCTTGAGGCCGAGGTGACCAAGCGGGTCGTCAAGACCCAGAACAGCATCGCCAAGGCTCAGGTCCGCGCCGGTAAGGTCGTCGAGAAGCTCCAGAAGGGCGACCTCAAGGGTGCCGTCCGGCAGGTCGGCGAGAACGTGCAGAACCGTGTCGAGCGCCTGAAGAAGGACATCGACAACGGGGTCAAGAAGCTGACCGGCAAAGACAAGACCAAGAACACCGCCAAAGACACCGCCAAAGACACGGGCAAGGACACGAGCGGCAACGACTCCGGCTCCGGCTCCGGCGGCGACTCGGACTAA
- the efeB gene encoding iron uptake transporter deferrochelatase/peroxidase subunit, which translates to MSSPSSDPSRGQSPAREVTPAQSSGISRRRLFGAAGVTAAVVGAASAGALAGRASAAAGAPHGALSGPVPFRGERQAGIITEAQDRMHFCAFDVTTDSRDDVIALLKQWTQMAERMTQGEETEPDGAVGGNPYAPPSDTGEALGLPASQLTLTIGFGPGFFLKDGKDRFGIADQKPAELQALPKFPNETMDPARSGGDICIQACANDPQVAVHAIRNLARVGFGTVAVRYSQLGFGRTSSTTRDQATPRNLFGFKDGTNNIKADETDALNKHVWVADGDGPAWLTGGTYLLTRRIRMRIENWDRTTLLEQERVIGRQKGSGAPNGLQDEFEELDFDLTDGKGKPAIDVDAHVRLVSPQNLGGIEILRRGYNFTDGTDGFGHLDAGLFFIAFVRSPDKQFIPMLGEMSRKDALNEYITHTGTAVFACPPGIREGDTSAYWGSTLFE; encoded by the coding sequence GTGTCATCGCCCAGCAGTGACCCTTCCCGCGGGCAGTCCCCTGCCCGTGAGGTGACCCCAGCGCAGTCGTCGGGCATATCGCGACGCAGACTGTTCGGCGCTGCCGGGGTCACCGCCGCGGTGGTCGGCGCGGCCAGCGCGGGTGCGCTGGCCGGCCGGGCCTCCGCCGCCGCCGGCGCCCCGCACGGGGCGTTGAGCGGGCCGGTGCCGTTCCGTGGGGAACGCCAGGCCGGCATCATCACCGAGGCGCAGGACCGCATGCACTTCTGCGCCTTCGACGTCACCACCGACAGCCGCGACGACGTCATCGCGCTGCTGAAGCAGTGGACGCAGATGGCAGAACGTATGACGCAGGGCGAGGAGACCGAACCCGACGGCGCGGTCGGCGGCAATCCCTATGCCCCACCGTCGGATACCGGTGAGGCGCTCGGCCTGCCTGCCTCACAGCTGACCCTGACCATCGGGTTCGGGCCCGGCTTCTTCCTCAAGGACGGCAAGGACCGCTTCGGCATCGCCGACCAGAAACCCGCCGAGCTGCAGGCGTTGCCGAAATTCCCGAACGAGACGATGGACCCGGCCCGCTCCGGGGGCGACATCTGCATCCAGGCATGTGCGAACGACCCGCAGGTCGCCGTGCACGCCATCCGCAACCTCGCGCGCGTCGGGTTCGGAACGGTGGCGGTGCGCTACTCGCAGCTGGGTTTCGGACGCACCTCGTCGACCACCCGCGATCAGGCGACACCGCGAAACCTGTTCGGGTTCAAGGACGGAACCAACAACATCAAGGCCGACGAGACCGATGCGCTGAACAAGCACGTCTGGGTCGCCGACGGCGACGGGCCGGCCTGGCTCACCGGCGGCACCTACCTGCTGACCCGCCGCATCCGGATGCGCATCGAGAACTGGGACCGCACAACGCTGCTGGAGCAGGAACGCGTCATCGGCCGACAGAAGGGCAGCGGTGCGCCCAACGGTCTGCAGGACGAGTTCGAGGAACTCGACTTCGACCTGACCGACGGCAAAGGCAAACCGGCCATTGACGTCGACGCGCACGTGCGCCTGGTGTCACCGCAGAACCTCGGCGGCATCGAGATCCTGCGCCGCGGATACAACTTCACCGACGGGACCGACGGTTTCGGTCACCTCGACGCCGGGCTGTTCTTCATCGCCTTCGTGCGCAGCCCGGACAAGCAGTTCATCCCGATGCTCGGCGAGATGTCGCGCAAGGATGCGCTCAACGAGTACATCACCCACACCGGGACGGCCGTCTTCGCGTGCCCGCCCGGCATCCGTGAGGGCGACACCTCGGCCTACTGGGGTTCGACGCTGTTCGAGTGA
- the efeO gene encoding iron uptake system protein EfeO encodes MIPAAKTGVAAAAAVLAGFSLAGCQAKESATTGDTAGGEKSNQITVEASDTECKLSGTEAATGPSTFVVTNTGNKVTEFYVYGEGERVMGEVENISPGLKRQLIVQLTQPGTYQTSCRPGMVGDGIRGDFVVTGDAVQIDTEGKFKEAADSYKRYVNSQTDALVPAVEEFVAAIKAKDVEKAKSLYPTSRIYYERIEPVAESFPNDLDPRIDLREADLEPGQKWTGFHRLEKDLWVSGLQPDTDAIADQLVADVKELDAGVKAPDFTIDSTQIAGGAQGLLDEVSISKITGEEDIFSHTDLWDFRANVEGSQTAVASVRPILDERNPDLGKRVDQRFADVEALLEKYRDGDGFVTYDKVTEPERQELSRAIDALSKEVSQVQGVIAQQ; translated from the coding sequence ATGATCCCTGCCGCCAAGACAGGAGTTGCCGCCGCAGCGGCCGTCCTTGCCGGGTTCTCGCTCGCCGGCTGCCAGGCCAAGGAGAGCGCCACCACCGGCGACACCGCCGGCGGCGAGAAGTCCAACCAGATCACCGTCGAGGCCTCCGACACCGAGTGCAAGCTCTCGGGCACCGAGGCCGCGACCGGGCCCAGCACGTTCGTCGTCACCAACACCGGGAACAAGGTCACCGAGTTCTACGTCTACGGCGAGGGCGAGCGGGTCATGGGTGAGGTCGAGAACATCTCCCCCGGCCTGAAGCGTCAGCTCATCGTGCAGCTCACGCAGCCCGGCACCTACCAGACCTCGTGCCGCCCCGGCATGGTGGGCGACGGCATCCGCGGCGATTTCGTCGTCACCGGTGACGCCGTGCAGATCGACACCGAGGGCAAGTTCAAGGAAGCCGCCGACAGCTACAAGCGCTACGTCAACAGCCAGACCGACGCACTGGTCCCGGCCGTCGAGGAGTTCGTCGCCGCGATCAAGGCCAAGGACGTCGAGAAGGCCAAGTCGCTGTACCCGACCTCGCGCATCTACTACGAGCGCATCGAGCCGGTCGCCGAGTCGTTCCCCAACGACCTCGACCCGCGCATCGACCTGCGCGAGGCAGACCTGGAGCCGGGCCAGAAGTGGACCGGGTTCCACCGCCTGGAGAAAGATCTGTGGGTCTCGGGTCTGCAGCCCGACACCGACGCCATCGCCGATCAGCTGGTGGCCGACGTCAAGGAACTCGACGCCGGTGTGAAGGCGCCCGATTTCACCATCGACTCCACCCAGATCGCCGGTGGCGCACAGGGTCTGCTCGACGAGGTTTCGATCAGCAAGATCACCGGTGAAGAGGACATCTTCAGCCACACCGACCTGTGGGACTTCCGGGCCAACGTCGAGGGCTCGCAGACCGCGGTGGCCTCGGTGCGCCCGATCCTCGATGAGCGCAACCCTGATCTGGGCAAGCGCGTGGATCAGCGCTTCGCCGACGTCGAGGCGCTGCTGGAGAAGTATCGTGATGGCGATGGTTTCGTCACCTACGACAAGGTGACCGAACCGGAACGTCAAGAGCTCTCGCGCGCCATCGACGCGCTGAGCAAAGAGGTGAGCCAGGTGCAAGGTGTCATCGCCCAGCAGTGA
- the efeU gene encoding iron uptake transporter permease EfeU, giving the protein MTAITEVPTSILAASNITSQLLGSGLIGLREGLEAAIVVSILVAFLVKSDRRDALKWVWLGVSCAIAVTVAVFLVIQFGENTISGLGAEAIAGIASLLAVVIVTTMVLWMKKAAASIAGELRSELSQALETGGPAVALLAFLAVGREGVETALFMVGYAEAETLWPLTGLIVGVLIAVAIAYGMYAGAVRLDLGKFFRYTGIFLIVVAAGILAYATKALQTVGWLPGLAAKAFDVSGGGGWFDWSAWYGEAIQGIFNIDPTPTVLQFAAWLAYLVVVLALFLKPGRASADTSSEPTVDPEATTTSERSTT; this is encoded by the coding sequence ATGACCGCCATCACGGAGGTTCCGACCAGCATACTGGCCGCATCGAACATCACATCGCAGCTGCTCGGCAGCGGCTTGATCGGCCTGCGCGAGGGCCTGGAAGCCGCCATTGTGGTCTCGATCCTCGTCGCCTTCCTGGTCAAATCCGACCGCAGGGACGCCCTGAAATGGGTGTGGCTGGGAGTTAGCTGTGCGATCGCTGTGACCGTCGCGGTGTTCCTCGTCATCCAGTTCGGCGAGAACACCATCAGCGGCCTCGGGGCGGAGGCCATCGCCGGCATCGCATCGCTTCTGGCCGTCGTCATCGTCACCACGATGGTGCTGTGGATGAAGAAGGCCGCGGCATCCATCGCAGGCGAGCTGCGCAGCGAACTCTCCCAGGCACTGGAGACCGGCGGGCCCGCGGTCGCGCTGCTGGCGTTCCTCGCGGTCGGCCGCGAAGGCGTCGAGACGGCGCTGTTCATGGTCGGCTACGCCGAAGCCGAGACGCTGTGGCCGCTGACCGGGCTGATCGTCGGCGTGCTGATCGCCGTCGCGATCGCCTACGGCATGTACGCCGGCGCCGTGCGGCTCGACCTCGGCAAGTTCTTCAGGTACACCGGCATCTTCCTGATCGTGGTCGCCGCCGGGATCCTCGCCTACGCCACCAAGGCGCTGCAGACCGTCGGATGGCTGCCCGGCCTGGCCGCCAAGGCGTTCGACGTCAGCGGCGGCGGGGGCTGGTTCGACTGGTCGGCGTGGTACGGCGAGGCCATCCAGGGCATCTTCAACATCGACCCCACGCCCACCGTGCTCCAGTTCGCGGCGTGGCTGGCCTACCTCGTCGTCGTGCTCGCGCTGTTCCTGAAGCCGGGCCGCGCGTCCGCCGATACGTCCTCCGAGCCGACCGTCGACCCGGAGGCAACCACCACATCCGAAAGGTCGACCACGTGA
- a CDS encoding lytic transglycosylase domain-containing protein yields MSPVRWLRAVAVIAATALLMASSCSWQLGTPIPEGVPPPAGDPVPKIDTYAKGRPADQLHEWAQERASALGIPVNALEAYAYAARVAEVENPNCNLAWTTLAGIGQVESHHGTYRGAMIAPNGDVSPPIRGVLLDGTAGNMHIPDTDGGLLDGDDSLDRAMGPMQFIPETWGHFGVDANNDGKIDPDNFDDAALSAAGLLCWYGKNLSDPRGWMRALRAYNYSDQYARAVRDWATAYAAGHAL; encoded by the coding sequence GTGTCGCCAGTTCGTTGGCTGCGGGCCGTCGCGGTGATTGCAGCGACAGCACTGCTGATGGCTTCCAGCTGTTCGTGGCAGCTCGGCACCCCGATTCCCGAAGGTGTGCCGCCTCCGGCGGGTGATCCGGTGCCCAAGATCGACACCTACGCCAAGGGTCGGCCTGCCGACCAGCTGCACGAATGGGCCCAGGAGCGGGCCTCCGCGCTGGGCATCCCGGTCAACGCGCTGGAGGCCTACGCCTACGCCGCGCGGGTGGCCGAGGTGGAGAACCCGAACTGCAACCTGGCGTGGACGACGCTGGCCGGAATCGGGCAGGTGGAGAGCCACCACGGCACCTACCGCGGCGCGATGATCGCCCCGAACGGCGACGTCAGCCCGCCGATCCGGGGCGTCCTGCTCGACGGGACCGCAGGCAACATGCACATCCCCGACACCGACGGCGGCCTGCTCGACGGCGACGATTCCCTGGACCGGGCGATGGGGCCGATGCAGTTCATTCCCGAGACCTGGGGTCACTTCGGCGTCGACGCCAACAACGACGGCAAGATCGACCCGGACAACTTCGACGACGCCGCGTTGTCGGCGGCCGGGCTGCTGTGCTGGTACGGCAAGAATCTCTCGGATCCCCGCGGCTGGATGCGGGCGCTGCGGGCCTACAACTACTCCGATCAGTACGCCCGCGCCGTGCGGGACTGGGCCACCGCCTACGCCGCCGGTCACGCCCTCTGA
- the eno gene encoding phosphopyruvate hydratase: protein MPIIEQVGAREILDSRGNPTVEVEVALTDGTFARAAVPSGASTGEHEAVELRDGGSRYGGKGVEKAVEAVLDEIAPQVIGLSADDQRLVDQALLDLDGTPDKSRLGANAILGVSLAVSKAAAESAGLPLFRYIGGPNAHILPVPMMNILNGGAHADTGVDVQEFMVAPIGAPSFKEALRWGAEVYHSLKSVLKNQGLATGLGDEGGFAPDVAGTKAALDLISSAIEATGLKLGSDVALALDVAATEFYTEGSGYAFEKETRTADQMAEFYTGLLDAYPLVSIEDPLSEDDWDGWVSLTAAIGDRIQLVGDDLFVTNPERLEDGIQRGAANALLVKVNQIGTLTETLDAVSLAHNSGYRTMMSHRSGETEDTTIADLAVAVGSGQIKTGAPARSERVAKYNQLLRIEETLGDAARYAGDLAFPRLEAK from the coding sequence GTGCCCATCATCGAGCAGGTTGGAGCCCGCGAGATCCTCGACTCCCGGGGCAATCCGACGGTCGAGGTCGAAGTCGCCCTGACCGACGGAACGTTCGCCCGGGCCGCGGTGCCCTCCGGCGCATCGACCGGCGAGCACGAGGCGGTCGAGCTGCGCGACGGCGGTTCCCGCTACGGCGGCAAGGGTGTGGAGAAGGCCGTCGAGGCGGTGCTCGACGAGATCGCGCCGCAGGTCATCGGCCTGTCCGCCGACGATCAGCGCCTGGTCGACCAGGCCCTGCTGGACCTGGATGGCACCCCGGACAAGTCCCGCCTCGGCGCGAACGCCATTCTAGGTGTGTCGCTTGCCGTTTCGAAGGCCGCCGCCGAGTCCGCCGGTCTGCCGCTGTTCCGCTACATCGGTGGACCCAACGCGCACATCCTGCCGGTTCCGATGATGAACATCCTCAACGGCGGTGCCCACGCCGACACGGGAGTCGACGTCCAGGAGTTCATGGTCGCCCCGATCGGTGCGCCGTCGTTCAAGGAGGCGCTGCGCTGGGGTGCGGAGGTGTACCACTCGCTCAAGTCGGTGCTCAAGAACCAGGGCCTGGCCACCGGCCTGGGTGACGAGGGTGGTTTCGCGCCGGATGTGGCGGGCACCAAGGCCGCACTCGATCTGATCTCGTCGGCCATCGAGGCCACCGGCCTGAAGCTGGGCAGCGACGTCGCACTGGCGCTGGATGTGGCGGCCACCGAGTTCTACACCGAGGGTTCGGGTTACGCGTTCGAGAAGGAGACCCGCACGGCCGACCAGATGGCCGAGTTCTACACCGGCCTGCTCGACGCGTACCCGCTGGTGTCGATCGAAGATCCGCTGTCCGAGGACGACTGGGACGGCTGGGTGTCGCTGACCGCCGCGATCGGTGACCGCATCCAGCTGGTCGGCGACGACCTGTTCGTCACGAACCCGGAGCGTCTCGAGGACGGCATCCAGCGCGGCGCGGCCAACGCACTGCTGGTGAAGGTCAACCAGATCGGCACGCTCACCGAGACTTTGGATGCGGTCTCGCTGGCGCACAACAGCGGCTACCGCACCATGATGAGCCACCGCAGCGGCGAGACCGAGGACACCACCATCGCCGATCTGGCGGTTGCGGTGGGCAGCGGTCAGATCAAGACCGGTGCGCCTGCCCGCAGCGAGCGCGTCGCCAAGTACAACCAGTTGCTCCGCATCGAGGAAACCCTCGGCGACGCCGCGCGTTACGCCGGTGATCTGGCGTTCCCGCGGCTCGAAGCCAAGTAG
- a CDS encoding FtsB family cell division protein codes for MPDPKRPDPRRRSPAPRPGKPGKNGDANRPKAQARRRAAEGRPAQVEQAPDESVTKAIAVQAQQQAELQSEQRFGSAARRAAILAAVVCVLTLTIAGPVRTYFAQRTEMKQLKASEEQLRAQIADLEQQKVKLADPVFIAAQARERLGFVMPGDTPFQVQLPPNAVVTQEPEPEKPGATVPAGQPWYTSLWHTIADEPHGVTPAIAPAPPAPPAPGEPAPTPPAPGG; via the coding sequence ATGCCCGACCCGAAGCGGCCCGATCCGAGGCGACGCTCCCCGGCTCCCCGACCTGGGAAGCCGGGGAAGAACGGCGATGCGAATCGGCCGAAGGCGCAGGCACGCCGTCGGGCAGCCGAGGGCAGGCCCGCGCAGGTGGAGCAGGCGCCCGACGAGTCGGTCACCAAAGCCATTGCGGTACAGGCACAACAGCAGGCCGAGCTGCAGTCCGAGCAGCGGTTCGGTTCGGCGGCGCGACGTGCGGCCATCCTGGCCGCCGTCGTGTGTGTGCTGACGCTGACGATCGCCGGGCCGGTGCGCACCTATTTCGCGCAACGGACCGAGATGAAGCAACTCAAAGCGAGCGAGGAGCAGTTGCGCGCCCAGATCGCCGATCTCGAACAGCAGAAGGTGAAGCTGGCCGACCCGGTGTTCATCGCGGCCCAGGCCAGGGAGCGGCTGGGTTTCGTGATGCCCGGTGACACCCCGTTCCAGGTTCAACTGCCGCCCAACGCCGTGGTGACCCAGGAGCCCGAACCCGAGAAGCCCGGCGCGACCGTGCCCGCGGGCCAGCCCTGGTACACCTCGTTGTGGCACACGATCGCCGATGAGCCGCACGGGGTCACGCCCGCGATCGCGCCGGCTCCGCCCGCCCCACCCGCGCCGGGTGAACCGGCACCGACCCCACCCGCCCCCGGTGGTTGA
- a CDS encoding DUF501 domain-containing protein: MVDPADLEVVARQLGREPRGVLEIAYRCPNGEPAVVKTAPRLLDGTPFPTLYYLTHPVLTAAASRLESSGMMREMTERLGQDPDLAAAYRRAHESYLAERDAIEPLGTTFTGGGMPDRVKCLHVVIAHSLAKGPGVNPFGDEALAVLADEPAMAGILERDTWV; encoded by the coding sequence GTGGTTGACCCCGCCGACCTCGAGGTGGTGGCGCGGCAACTGGGCCGCGAGCCGCGCGGGGTCCTTGAGATCGCCTACCGGTGCCCCAACGGTGAACCGGCCGTGGTCAAGACCGCGCCGCGGCTGCTCGACGGCACCCCGTTCCCGACGCTGTACTACCTGACCCATCCGGTGCTGACCGCGGCCGCGAGCCGGTTGGAGTCCTCCGGGATGATGCGCGAGATGACCGAACGGCTCGGCCAGGACCCGGATTTGGCCGCGGCGTACCGGCGGGCCCACGAGTCCTACCTCGCCGAGCGCGACGCGATCGAACCGCTGGGCACCACGTTCACCGGTGGCGGCATGCCGGATCGGGTCAAATGCCTGCACGTGGTCATCGCGCATTCGTTGGCAAAAGGTCCCGGTGTCAACCCGTTCGGCGACGAGGCGCTGGCGGTGCTGGCCGACGAGCCCGCGATGGCGGGGATTCTGGAGCGTGACACATGGGTGTGA
- a CDS encoding Ppx/GppA phosphatase family protein, with translation MGVTNRRVGAVDCGTNSIRLLIAEPDGGRLRDVHREMRIVRLGQGVDATGEFAPEALARTEAALADYVGLMIEHSVSAVRMVATSAARDAGNRDDFFAMTARLLGKVVPGAVAEVITGTEEAELSFRGAVGELDAAAAPFLVVDLGGGSTELVLGTDAVQASYSADIGCVRLTERCLHSDPPTADEIAHARRVVREGLAQALQVVPVQQARTWVGVAGTMTTLSALAQNMTEYDPARIHLSRVGFGDLMRVCDELIAMTGAQRLALGPMHEGRADVIGGGAVIVEELAAVLGERAGIDQLVVSEHDILDGIALSIS, from the coding sequence ATGGGTGTGACGAACCGCCGGGTCGGCGCCGTCGACTGTGGCACCAACTCGATCCGGTTGCTGATCGCCGAACCCGACGGGGGCCGGCTGCGGGATGTGCACCGCGAGATGCGGATCGTGCGCCTGGGCCAGGGCGTCGACGCGACCGGGGAGTTCGCGCCGGAAGCGTTGGCCCGCACCGAAGCCGCGCTGGCCGACTATGTGGGCTTGATGATCGAGCACTCGGTGTCGGCGGTGCGCATGGTGGCCACATCGGCCGCTCGCGACGCGGGCAACCGCGACGACTTCTTCGCGATGACCGCGCGGCTTCTCGGCAAGGTGGTGCCCGGCGCGGTGGCCGAGGTGATCACCGGCACCGAGGAGGCCGAACTGTCCTTCCGCGGCGCCGTCGGCGAACTGGATGCGGCCGCAGCGCCGTTTCTGGTCGTCGACCTCGGCGGCGGTTCGACCGAACTGGTGCTGGGCACCGACGCCGTGCAGGCCAGCTACTCGGCGGATATCGGCTGTGTGCGGCTCACCGAGCGCTGCCTGCACTCCGACCCGCCCACCGCCGACGAGATCGCGCACGCCCGCAGGGTGGTTCGTGAGGGCTTGGCCCAGGCGCTGCAGGTGGTTCCGGTGCAGCAGGCCCGCACCTGGGTGGGTGTGGCGGGCACCATGACGACGTTGTCGGCGTTGGCGCAGAACATGACCGAATACGATCCTGCGCGGATTCACCTGTCCCGCGTCGGTTTCGGCGATCTGATGCGGGTCTGCGACGAGCTCATCGCGATGACCGGTGCGCAGCGGCTCGCCCTGGGGCCGATGCACGAGGGCCGTGCCGACGTCATCGGCGGTGGTGCGGTGATCGTGGAAGAACTGGCCGCCGTGCTCGGCGAGCGCGCGGGGATCGACCAACTTGTCGTCAGCGAGCACGACATCCTCGACGGCATCGCGCTGTCGATCAGCTGA